In Natronococcus occultus SP4, the following proteins share a genomic window:
- a CDS encoding M24 family metallopeptidase, whose protein sequence is METDLDPLRSVLEDEGHDGYLISDDDSDSDQRYVSGFTAPDAYQTLVTAAGEVHLLVSGLEYGRAQKEADADSVSRRAAYDYQELVAEHGSYEGTLRTIAAFLADHGVDSIAVPRNFPTGTADGLRELGLEVAVESEDVVEEIRSRKTPWETNQISATQSANEAAMAAAERLIATAEIEDGALVFDGEELTSARVKEEIEITLLRHGCGLDETIVACGADGADPHNRGSGTLEAGKPIVIDIFPRDKGTGYFGDMTRTFVRGEPTAEAKRRYEVTREAFETALETIEAGVTGAAVHDAVCDVIEDAGYETLRSDPSADIGFIHSTGHGVGLDLHEQPSLSPTGEELEPGHVVTVEPGLYDPEVGGIRIEDLVVVTEDGYENLTEYPVAFEPRAN, encoded by the coding sequence ATGGAAACCGATCTCGATCCCTTGCGGTCCGTCCTCGAGGACGAGGGTCACGACGGCTACCTCATCAGTGACGACGACTCCGACTCCGACCAGCGGTACGTCTCCGGGTTCACGGCGCCCGACGCCTATCAGACGCTCGTAACCGCGGCCGGCGAGGTCCACCTGCTCGTCTCGGGCCTAGAGTACGGCCGGGCGCAGAAGGAGGCCGACGCCGACTCCGTGAGCCGACGGGCCGCCTACGACTATCAGGAGCTGGTGGCCGAACACGGCTCCTACGAGGGCACCCTGCGAACGATCGCCGCGTTCCTCGCCGACCACGGTGTCGACTCGATCGCCGTCCCGCGAAACTTCCCGACGGGGACCGCCGACGGGCTCCGGGAGCTCGGTCTCGAGGTCGCGGTCGAGAGCGAGGACGTGGTCGAGGAGATCAGGTCCCGGAAGACCCCCTGGGAGACGAACCAGATCAGCGCGACCCAGTCGGCCAACGAGGCCGCGATGGCCGCCGCCGAACGGCTCATCGCCACCGCCGAGATCGAGGACGGCGCGCTCGTTTTCGACGGCGAGGAGCTGACCAGCGCGCGCGTCAAAGAGGAGATCGAGATCACGCTGCTTCGCCACGGCTGTGGGCTCGACGAGACGATCGTCGCCTGCGGCGCCGATGGCGCCGACCCGCACAACCGCGGCAGCGGCACCCTGGAGGCCGGGAAACCGATCGTGATCGACATCTTCCCGCGGGACAAGGGGACCGGCTACTTCGGCGACATGACCCGCACCTTCGTCCGCGGCGAGCCGACCGCGGAGGCGAAACGTCGCTACGAGGTCACTCGCGAGGCGTTCGAGACTGCCCTGGAGACCATCGAGGCCGGCGTCACGGGCGCGGCGGTCCACGACGCGGTCTGTGACGTGATCGAGGACGCCGGCTACGAGACGCTGCGAAGCGATCCGAGCGCCGACATTGGCTTCATCCACAGCACCGGTCACGGCGTCGGGCTCGACCTCCACGAGCAGCCGAGCCTCTCGCCGACGGGCGAGGAGCTCGAGCCGGGCCACGTCGTCACCGTCGAGCCGGGGCTCTACGACCCCGAGGTCGGCGGAATCCGTATCGAGGATCTCGTCGTCGTCACCGAGGACGGCTACGAGAACCTGACCGAGTATCCGGTCGCGTTCGAACCCCGGGCGAACTGA
- a CDS encoding NAD(P)/FAD-dependent oxidoreductase: MERIGIVGAGAGAAAAAFALEDATAETSVTVLEKSGGLCGRAATRRRDGLVYDYGANYLKAADERIVELVTEQLPTGGLVDVTDPVWTFDRDGEIKPGRDADDHKWSYERGLTQLAKRLFARTDATIHRETRVERLVRDDKAGTWTLEDAAGNPWGPYDVVVLNPPAPQTAAILEASSWDAGWRGSLVATLEDVSYRRVWTGVYHYPFELDRPYYALVNTDKDHAVGWISREECKPGHVPDGESLLIVQANHEWSVANDGRDPERNLAELAAVTAGLLEDDRLTEPDWTDHQGWRYAIPEDGAPSEPLVRAESTGLYCVGDWTVGEGRIHAALRSGLEVGERIAADCRC, from the coding sequence ATGGAACGGATCGGAATCGTCGGCGCCGGCGCCGGCGCGGCCGCCGCGGCGTTCGCCCTCGAGGACGCGACCGCCGAGACGTCGGTGACGGTACTCGAGAAGTCGGGCGGGCTCTGTGGGCGAGCCGCGACGCGACGGCGGGACGGCCTCGTCTACGACTACGGCGCGAACTATCTGAAGGCCGCCGACGAGCGAATCGTCGAGCTGGTAACGGAGCAGCTCCCGACCGGCGGGCTCGTCGACGTCACCGACCCCGTCTGGACGTTCGACCGCGACGGCGAGATCAAACCGGGTCGGGACGCCGACGACCACAAGTGGAGCTACGAGCGAGGACTCACCCAGCTCGCGAAGCGGCTGTTCGCTCGCACCGACGCGACGATCCACCGGGAGACCCGCGTCGAGCGCCTGGTGCGGGACGACAAAGCGGGAACGTGGACCCTCGAGGACGCCGCGGGCAACCCGTGGGGACCGTACGACGTCGTCGTGTTGAACCCGCCGGCGCCTCAGACGGCCGCGATACTCGAGGCGAGTTCGTGGGACGCGGGGTGGCGCGGTTCGCTGGTGGCGACGCTCGAAGACGTCTCCTACCGTCGGGTCTGGACCGGGGTCTACCACTATCCGTTCGAACTCGATCGGCCCTACTACGCGCTCGTCAACACCGACAAGGACCACGCGGTGGGCTGGATCAGCCGCGAGGAGTGCAAACCGGGCCACGTCCCCGACGGGGAGTCGCTACTGATCGTCCAGGCCAACCACGAGTGGTCGGTCGCCAACGACGGTCGCGATCCGGAGCGCAATCTCGCCGAACTCGCCGCCGTGACTGCCGGACTGCTCGAGGACGACCGTCTCACCGAACCCGACTGGACCGACCACCAGGGGTGGCGCTATGCGATTCCCGAAGACGGCGCGCCGAGCGAACCGCTGGTGCGAGCCGAGTCCACGGGGCTGTACTGTGTCGGTGACTGGACCGTCGGCGAGGGACGGATCCACGCGGCACTGCGAAGCGGTCTCGAGGTCGGCGAGCGGATCGCCGCTGACTGTCGGTGCTGA
- a CDS encoding DUF5518 domain-containing protein: MGSTPTEGVDREGRSTADRPLPAFVDWILAVIVALVGTLALVAGSAVLVFVDRDALAAGIEDEAVTVTVGTTELTDAEALAVADAVVSWTGTGLALVGVGTVLAAVGYLVARRRTRRRSEAGEPASSYGTYAVLGAVVTVALSFLPFSPAFGGALAGYLERAESDRTVSVGTLAGLLPAIPVLAMLVFVAGGVLSGLLTVGQTGEAVVVGATLLLSALFVVAFAGVLGALGGYVGGRLAARRDRPSDARRPASDGRQ; this comes from the coding sequence ATGGGATCGACACCGACCGAAGGGGTGGATCGGGAGGGTCGTTCGACCGCCGACCGACCGCTGCCGGCGTTCGTCGACTGGATTCTCGCCGTTATCGTCGCGCTGGTCGGCACGCTCGCGCTCGTCGCCGGAAGCGCCGTCCTCGTCTTCGTCGATCGTGACGCGCTCGCCGCGGGGATCGAGGACGAGGCGGTGACGGTGACGGTCGGCACGACCGAGCTAACCGACGCCGAGGCACTCGCGGTGGCCGACGCCGTCGTCTCCTGGACCGGAACGGGGCTCGCGCTCGTCGGCGTCGGAACGGTGCTGGCCGCCGTCGGCTACCTCGTCGCGAGACGACGCACCCGCCGTCGGAGCGAGGCGGGCGAACCCGCGAGCTCGTACGGAACCTACGCCGTCCTCGGCGCCGTCGTCACCGTCGCGCTGTCGTTCCTGCCGTTCTCGCCGGCGTTCGGGGGCGCGCTGGCGGGCTACCTCGAGCGCGCCGAGTCCGATCGGACCGTCAGCGTCGGCACGCTCGCGGGGTTGCTCCCGGCGATACCGGTGCTGGCGATGCTCGTCTTCGTCGCGGGCGGCGTGCTCTCGGGACTGCTGACGGTCGGCCAGACCGGGGAAGCCGTCGTCGTCGGCGCGACCCTGCTCCTGTCGGCGCTGTTCGTCGTGGCCTTCGCCGGCGTCCTCGGCGCGCTCGGCGGGTACGTCGGGGGACGGCTCGCGGCGCGTCGCGATCGTCCGTCCGATGCACGCCGGCCTGCGAGCGACGGGCGTCAGTAG
- the queC gene encoding 7-cyano-7-deazaguanine synthase QueC, with protein MTDDTTPTTDEPNEKRAVVLLSGGMDSATAAAVARERGYEIYALHTSYGQRTAERELECARRLADAFDAADFLRIETGHLSAIGASSLTDDELDVEDADMESDEIPTSYVPFRNANLLAMAVSYAEANGCEAVFIGAHSEDFSGYPDCRPEFFEAFERVVDVGTKPDAEIAIEAPFVECSKTDIAERGLELEVPYEHTWSCYRENEPACGTCDACAYRLQAFQRLDVRDPIAYDERPSYREDAST; from the coding sequence ATGACCGACGACACCACGCCGACGACCGACGAACCGAACGAGAAACGCGCCGTCGTCCTCCTTTCGGGCGGGATGGACAGCGCCACCGCCGCCGCCGTCGCCCGAGAGCGAGGCTACGAGATCTACGCCTTGCACACCTCCTACGGCCAGCGCACTGCCGAGCGCGAACTCGAGTGCGCCCGCCGGCTGGCCGACGCGTTCGACGCCGCCGACTTCCTGCGGATCGAGACGGGCCACCTCTCGGCGATCGGCGCCTCGAGTCTCACCGACGACGAACTCGACGTCGAGGACGCCGACATGGAAAGCGACGAGATCCCGACGTCCTACGTCCCGTTCCGGAACGCGAACCTGCTGGCGATGGCGGTCTCCTACGCCGAGGCCAACGGCTGCGAGGCGGTGTTCATCGGCGCCCACAGCGAGGACTTCTCGGGGTACCCCGACTGCCGACCCGAGTTCTTCGAGGCCTTCGAGCGGGTCGTCGACGTCGGTACGAAACCCGACGCCGAGATCGCGATCGAGGCGCCGTTCGTCGAGTGTTCGAAGACCGACATCGCCGAGCGGGGGCTCGAACTCGAGGTACCCTACGAGCACACCTGGAGCTGCTACCGTGAGAACGAACCGGCCTGTGGCACCTGCGACGCCTGCGCTTACCGCCTGCAGGCGTTCCAGCGACTGGACGTCCGGGACCCGATCGCGTACGACGAGCGTCCCTCCTATCGCGAGGACGCGTCGACGTAG
- a CDS encoding 7-carboxy-7-deazaguanine synthase QueE: MPVSDSPDRECVADRDPGGEGLPINELFYSLQGEGTLAGVPSVFVRTSGCNLRCWFCDSYHTSWEPTHARMGLEEIVAEIESHPADHVVLTGGEPLLHEESVALLETLDERGYHTTVETNGTIHREAPIDLASISPKLESSTPTADRDPKGEGEWAQRHEDARIDLEALSALVEDYAFQLKFVVTDADDMPEIRGLLADLRRVTSEPIHDEDVLLMPEGATRERLAETRERVAELAMEYGFRYTPRLHVDLWNDAPET, from the coding sequence ATGCCCGTCTCCGACTCTCCGGACCGCGAGTGTGTCGCCGACCGCGATCCGGGCGGGGAGGGGCTCCCGATCAACGAGCTGTTCTACTCGCTGCAGGGCGAGGGAACTCTCGCCGGGGTCCCGTCGGTGTTCGTCCGCACCAGCGGCTGTAACCTGCGGTGCTGGTTCTGTGACTCCTATCACACCTCCTGGGAGCCGACCCACGCCAGAATGGGCCTCGAGGAGATCGTCGCCGAGATCGAGTCCCACCCGGCCGACCACGTCGTCCTCACGGGTGGCGAACCGCTGCTTCACGAGGAGAGCGTCGCGCTCCTCGAAACCCTCGACGAGCGCGGGTACCACACCACCGTCGAAACCAACGGGACGATCCACCGCGAGGCGCCGATCGACCTCGCTTCGATCAGCCCGAAGCTCGAGAGCTCCACGCCCACCGCCGACCGCGACCCGAAAGGAGAGGGTGAGTGGGCCCAGCGCCACGAGGACGCCCGCATCGATCTCGAGGCGCTGTCCGCGCTCGTCGAGGACTACGCGTTCCAGCTGAAGTTCGTCGTTACCGACGCCGACGACATGCCCGAGATCCGCGGGCTGCTCGCGGACCTCCGTAGAGTTACGAGCGAGCCGATCCACGACGAGGACGTGCTCCTGATGCCAGAGGGTGCTACTCGCGAGCGCCTCGCCGAGACTCGCGAGCGCGTCGCCGAGCTGGCGATGGAGTACGGGTTCCGGTACACGCCCCGCCTGCACGTCGACCTCTGGAACGACGCCCCCGAAACGTAG
- a CDS encoding 6-pyruvoyl trahydropterin synthase family protein, translating into MTETLSTREDADADADVVGSRRVLQIGRDRPIRISTGHRLLHHDGKCSRPHGHNYEVSVRIEGELTEEGWVADKGDITAVIDEWDHMFLLERGDPLIEAFEDAGDADGVVVLEHPPTAEVMSVVLEEKLAAALPETVTDVAVQVNETSELCGGGGV; encoded by the coding sequence ATGACCGAGACGCTCTCCACTCGCGAGGACGCCGACGCCGACGCCGACGTCGTCGGCAGCCGTCGGGTCCTTCAGATCGGTCGGGATCGGCCGATCCGGATCAGCACCGGCCACCGACTGCTCCACCACGACGGCAAGTGTTCCCGCCCGCACGGCCACAACTACGAGGTGTCGGTCAGGATCGAGGGCGAACTCACCGAGGAAGGGTGGGTCGCCGACAAGGGCGATATTACTGCGGTAATCGACGAGTGGGATCACATGTTCCTGCTCGAGCGGGGCGACCCCCTGATCGAGGCCTTCGAGGACGCGGGCGACGCCGACGGCGTCGTCGTCCTCGAGCACCCGCCCACCGCGGAGGTGATGAGCGTCGTCCTCGAGGAGAAACTCGCGGCGGCGCTCCCCGAGACCGTGACCGACGTCGCCGTCCAGGTCAACGAGACGAGCGAACTCTGCGGGGGCGGCGGGGTCTGA
- a CDS encoding Cdc6/Cdc18 family protein has product MTKSRDNPLMDFGDSVFTNRDALSESYEPDRLLERDEEINEYAAALRPVVEGDTPDNIMVYGTTGAGKTAVTRYMAEMTDEACENNGNVLSIAELNCNEMSAFKVVRTLVNMLRDDGEKNFPARGLSTRDALDALYEEIDSHKGTFLLILDEIDHIENIDTLLYDLSRSQSTGRLEDTKVGIIGISNDYTFRDVLSAKTKGSFAEIEIDFKPYTADELESILSDRATVAFADGAISTEAIRLCAALSAQDSGNARQGLDILRAAGKTADDQNDDAVTVEHIREAQGKIERGNLKKRIGNLTVQQRHILHALALLEADEKTPARTKEIYSLYEQVCDQSSLDPLSTVRSVRDHLDELSMQGFADQITRNEGRSGGKYHVYECSMRSDLVLSTGPRDSY; this is encoded by the coding sequence ATGACCAAGTCTAGAGATAACCCACTCATGGATTTTGGAGACAGTGTCTTCACTAATCGGGATGCACTATCCGAGTCCTACGAACCTGATCGGCTCCTCGAGCGAGACGAAGAGATCAACGAGTATGCAGCCGCACTCCGGCCGGTAGTTGAGGGTGACACGCCAGACAACATCATGGTGTACGGTACGACTGGTGCAGGAAAGACGGCGGTCACTCGATACATGGCCGAGATGACGGATGAAGCGTGTGAAAACAACGGAAATGTACTCTCTATTGCCGAGCTGAATTGCAACGAGATGTCCGCATTCAAGGTCGTTCGGACACTCGTGAACATGCTGCGGGATGACGGCGAGAAGAATTTTCCCGCCCGTGGACTCTCGACACGAGACGCTCTTGACGCCCTCTACGAAGAAATCGACTCTCACAAAGGGACGTTTCTGCTGATCCTTGACGAGATCGACCACATCGAAAACATCGATACGCTGTTGTACGATCTGAGCCGGAGCCAGTCGACCGGTCGACTCGAAGACACCAAAGTCGGTATCATCGGTATCTCGAACGACTACACTTTCCGAGACGTACTTTCGGCAAAGACGAAGGGCTCATTTGCTGAAATCGAGATCGATTTCAAGCCCTACACTGCCGACGAACTCGAGTCTATTCTTTCCGATCGGGCGACTGTCGCGTTCGCCGATGGTGCCATCTCCACCGAAGCGATCCGTCTTTGCGCTGCGCTGTCAGCCCAAGATAGCGGCAACGCACGCCAAGGGCTCGATATCCTTCGAGCTGCCGGAAAGACCGCAGACGATCAGAACGACGACGCCGTGACCGTTGAGCATATCCGAGAAGCACAGGGAAAGATCGAGCGCGGCAACCTCAAGAAGCGGATCGGCAATCTTACCGTTCAACAGCGGCACATTCTCCATGCGCTCGCTCTCCTCGAAGCCGACGAGAAGACGCCTGCGAGAACAAAGGAAATCTACTCTCTCTACGAGCAGGTATGCGACCAATCTTCGCTAGATCCCCTGTCGACTGTGAGAAGCGTCCGTGATCATCTCGACGAGCTGTCGATGCAGGGATTCGCTGATCAGATCACTCGGAACGAGGGGCGTTCTGGCGGCAAGTATCATGTCTACGAGTGTTCGATGCGCTCCGATCTCGTGCTCTCGACAGGCCCGCGGGACAGCTACTGA
- a CDS encoding competence/damage-inducible protein A yields the protein MNAAVVTVGDELLAGRTTNTNATWLCERLAERGVTVERVTTVPDRIGDIATVVGDYSAAYDAVLVTGGLGPTHDDVTMAGIAATFDRELETDEDVLEWLEEHGYSRADLTSGTAEIPAGARPLHNEAGVAPGAVCENVYVLPGVPGEMRAMFESVADEFVGTRTYRKTVVADEPESALLDRFETLREEFDVAVGSYPGESVRVELSGPDEETVAAAEAWLRERVETVEE from the coding sequence ATGAACGCCGCGGTCGTGACGGTCGGAGACGAACTGCTCGCCGGACGGACGACGAACACCAACGCCACCTGGCTCTGCGAGCGCCTCGCCGAGCGCGGCGTTACCGTCGAACGGGTCACGACCGTCCCTGACCGAATCGGGGACATCGCGACCGTCGTCGGCGACTACAGCGCGGCCTACGACGCCGTCCTCGTCACGGGCGGGCTCGGCCCGACCCACGACGACGTGACGATGGCGGGGATCGCCGCAACGTTCGATCGCGAACTCGAGACCGACGAGGACGTCCTCGAGTGGCTCGAGGAGCACGGCTACTCGCGGGCGGACCTGACGTCCGGAACCGCCGAGATTCCCGCGGGCGCGCGGCCGCTGCACAACGAGGCGGGGGTCGCACCCGGGGCCGTCTGCGAGAACGTCTACGTCCTCCCCGGTGTCCCGGGCGAAATGCGGGCGATGTTCGAGTCCGTCGCCGACGAGTTCGTCGGCACTCGGACGTACCGGAAGACGGTCGTCGCCGACGAACCCGAGAGCGCGCTGCTCGATCGCTTCGAGACGCTACGTGAGGAGTTCGACGTCGCCGTCGGGAGCTACCCCGGCGAGTCGGTCAGGGTCGAGCTCTCCGGACCCGACGAGGAGACGGTCGCGGCGGCCGAAGCGTGGCTCCGCGAGCGGGTCGAGACGGTCGAGGAGTGA
- a CDS encoding ATP-NAD kinase family protein, producing MDTIGVVVNPIAGMGGRVGLKGTDGKVAEARQRGATTRAPERARQALEVLARETDGLTVYTAAGPMGEDAARDAGFDPAVGYDPWAELAEGPPEDPGEAETTAADTQAAVREFLEREVDLVLFVGGDGTAVDVAEVLEDGDGETPMLGVPAGVKIYSSVFAVTPRDAGRIAAGFDAVEPREVNDIDEDAYREGEVRSELRAVVPVPVAPDVQSGKQVSGGSVDSLAAGFAREIEDGRTYVFGPGGTVGAIEAELGIDASPLGVDVWRDGDVLATDATETEILDVLAEPATIVVSPIGGQGFVFGRGNHQLSPAVIRRADEIAVVAADEKLDGIDSLRVDTDDDAVDEELRGWMKVRTGRFTTRLVKVV from the coding sequence ATGGACACGATCGGCGTCGTCGTCAACCCGATCGCCGGCATGGGCGGGCGGGTCGGACTGAAGGGGACCGACGGGAAGGTTGCGGAGGCACGCCAGCGCGGCGCGACCACGCGAGCACCCGAACGAGCGCGACAAGCCCTCGAGGTGCTGGCCCGCGAGACCGACGGGCTGACGGTGTACACCGCCGCGGGGCCGATGGGCGAGGACGCGGCCCGGGACGCCGGCTTCGACCCCGCGGTGGGGTACGACCCGTGGGCGGAGTTGGCCGAGGGGCCGCCCGAGGATCCCGGCGAGGCCGAGACGACCGCGGCGGACACGCAAGCGGCCGTCCGCGAATTTCTCGAGCGCGAGGTCGACCTCGTCCTCTTCGTCGGCGGGGACGGGACGGCCGTCGACGTCGCCGAGGTGCTCGAGGACGGCGACGGCGAGACGCCGATGCTCGGCGTGCCCGCAGGGGTCAAGATCTACTCCTCGGTGTTCGCCGTCACGCCGCGGGACGCCGGGCGGATCGCGGCCGGGTTCGACGCGGTCGAACCCCGAGAGGTCAACGATATCGACGAGGACGCCTACCGCGAGGGCGAGGTCCGGTCGGAGCTGCGGGCGGTCGTCCCGGTGCCCGTCGCGCCGGACGTCCAGTCGGGCAAGCAGGTCTCCGGCGGCAGCGTCGACTCGCTGGCCGCGGGCTTCGCTCGCGAGATCGAAGACGGCCGCACCTACGTCTTCGGCCCGGGCGGGACGGTCGGCGCGATCGAGGCCGAGCTCGGGATCGACGCCTCCCCGCTGGGGGTCGACGTCTGGCGCGATGGCGACGTCCTCGCGACCGACGCCACGGAGACAGAGATCCTCGACGTCCTCGCGGAGCCGGCGACGATCGTCGTTTCGCCGATCGGCGGACAGGGATTCGTCTTCGGTCGGGGCAACCACCAGCTCTCGCCCGCGGTTATCCGGCGAGCCGACGAGATCGCGGTCGTCGCTGCCGACGAGAAGCTAGACGGGATCGACTCGCTCCGGGTCGACACCGACGACGACGCCGTAGACGAGGAACTCCGGGGCTGGATGAAGGTGCGAACGGGGCGGTTCACGACCCGACTCGTGAAGGTTGTTTAA
- a CDS encoding phosphate signaling complex PhoU family protein yields the protein METRKVQRLGPSTLAMTLPAEWAGEHDVEKGDEVTIRTSGKGTLTVMPESANTEETEATIHVDNLDALAVERAIVAQYVLGRRVIRIQREDGALDSEHINAVYQAETQLMGLGVIEETPENISIRCSVDPEDFTLDNLLERLERTGSTMRGEAIKALAHGNPDLAQRALNRERQANKIFVLLLRLIFTAYQNPNLARAVGLNSGFPLIGYRSIAKNLELTADNAEDIADIVMETEGHTLDVDSAIMRDIRELNEIVDEITALAVEAAVERDYNKSNEVRALFHEIADREDEILAELPEMANEDLLRVREVLVGLQQTAQYAMRNAEIAANLALNEESEHTTIH from the coding sequence ATGGAAACGCGGAAAGTCCAGCGGCTCGGTCCCTCGACGCTCGCGATGACCCTCCCCGCGGAGTGGGCGGGCGAACACGACGTCGAGAAAGGCGACGAGGTGACGATTCGAACCAGCGGCAAGGGAACGCTGACGGTGATGCCCGAATCGGCGAACACCGAAGAGACGGAGGCGACCATCCACGTCGACAACCTCGACGCGCTGGCCGTCGAGCGCGCGATCGTCGCCCAGTACGTCCTCGGGCGGCGCGTCATCCGCATCCAGCGCGAGGACGGCGCGCTCGACTCCGAGCACATCAACGCCGTCTACCAGGCCGAGACCCAGCTGATGGGGCTGGGCGTGATCGAGGAGACCCCGGAGAACATCTCGATTCGCTGCTCGGTCGATCCCGAGGACTTCACGCTCGATAACCTGCTCGAGCGCCTCGAGCGAACCGGCAGCACGATGCGCGGCGAAGCGATCAAGGCCCTCGCTCACGGCAACCCCGACCTCGCTCAGCGGGCGCTGAACCGCGAGCGTCAGGCGAACAAGATCTTCGTGCTCCTGTTGCGGCTGATCTTTACGGCCTACCAGAACCCCAACCTCGCGCGGGCGGTCGGGCTCAACAGCGGCTTCCCGCTGATCGGCTACCGCTCGATCGCGAAGAACCTCGAGCTGACCGCCGACAACGCCGAGGACATCGCCGACATCGTCATGGAGACCGAGGGCCACACCCTCGACGTCGATAGCGCGATCATGCGCGACATTCGCGAGCTGAACGAGATCGTCGACGAGATCACCGCGCTGGCGGTCGAGGCCGCCGTCGAACGGGATTACAACAAATCTAACGAAGTCCGGGCGCTGTTCCACGAGATCGCCGACCGCGAGGACGAGATCCTCGCCGAGCTGCCAGAGATGGCAAACGAGGACCTGCTGCGGGTGCGGGAGGTGCTGGTTGGTCTCCAGCAGACCGCCCAGTACGCGATGCGAAACGCCGAAATCGCAGCGAACCTCGCGCTCAACGAGGAGTCCGAGCACACGACGATCCACTGA